GGTGTCGGAACTCTTTCTATTGTAGTAAAGAACACCAGAAAGCGGACTGGAAGAAGCACaagcagttttgtaaagaggcCGAGAAACCTCAGTGTCAGCCACAGCCCGAATCAACACAACAGCCCGCACGGACTGCGAAAGGAGGACAAGACTCGCAGCTAAAAAAGAAAAGCACAGAACAACAGAATAAAACAGCTTCTCAGAGCACCACAAACACTGGGCTTTCAAATCCGCCTGCAGGTGGCGAAAGAATGAAAGATTTGATCACTTCAGTAACTCGCCCGGGTAGTGTGTCTGACAGCAAGCAGACTGGGGAAGGAATTAAACTCAGCTCTAAGACCAACGGACAAACGATGTCCCCCCCGCTAAAACTGGCTATGGACTATATTGTTCCATGTATGAATAAGCATGGCATTTGTGTTGTTGACAATTTTCTTGGAGAAGAGACTGGACTGAGTATTCTGGAGGATGTGAGAGCCCTCCACAAGACTGGTAAATTTACTGATGGGCAGTTGGTGAGTCAAAGAAGTGACTCCACTAAAGATATACGAGGAGACAAAATAACCTGGACTGAAGGAAGAGAACCTGGTTGTGAGAAGATAGCCTTTCTCATGAGCCGCATGGATGACATGGTCCGACACTGTAATGGTAAACTGGGAAACTACAGAATAAATGGAAGGACGAAAGTAAGTAAACACTGAAAGTGAGTAGCACCTTGTTATTTATCTTCTCCAGGTAGGTATATTTAAAAGTTACGAAAGtcttaaacatttatttttgcagCAACATAATCATAATATTgaaaacaataatacaatattttgAAATGCGTAATAATTATAATATGAATATGGTATCATATTAATTATACTATAAGaatatataatacatataatattataataacagaTAGGCCTATTCttaaaataataatgaataagcattagcatatacagtgcattcggaaagtattcagaccacttgacattttccacattttgttactttacagacattctaaaattgattaaattgttttttccctcatctatCTACAatctgcaaatgtataaaaaaaacggaagtatcacatttacatgagtattaagaccatttactcagtactttgttgaaacacctttggcagtgattacagcctcgagtcttcttgggtatgatgctacaagtttttggcacacctgtatttggggagtttctcccattcttctctgcagatcctctcaggctctgtcagtttggatggagagcgttgctgcacagctactttcaggtctctccagagatgttcgatcgggttcaagtccgggctctggctgggtcactcaaggacattcagagacttggctgtgtacttagggttgttgtcctgttggaaggtgaaccttcaccccagcctgatgtcctgagcgctctggaacaggttttcatcaaggacctctctgtactttgctctgttcatcattccctcgatcctgcattttggcaaactccaacaaggcctgattggtggagtgctgcagagatggttgtccttccggaagattctcccatctccacagaggaattcttgagttctgtcagagtgaccatcaggttcttggtcacctccctgatcaaggcccttctcccccgattcctcagtttggctgggcggccagctctaggaagattgttggtagttccaaacttccatttaaaaatgatgttcttggggaccttcaatgctgcagacatttttgctctgacatgaactggttaactgtggaaccttatatagacaggtgtgtgcctttctaaatcatgtccaatcaattgaatttaccacaggtggactccaatcaagttgttgaaacatctcaaggatgatcaatgttaaCAGGATGagttcaatttcaagtctcatagcaaagggtctgaatacgtatgtaaataaagtatttctgttttttatttttaatacatttgcataaatttctaaaaacctgttttcactttgtcagtatggggtattgtggtgtagattgatgaagaaaaacatTAATTtagtacattttagaataaggctgtaacgtaataaaatgtggaaaaaggcaaggggtctgaatactttccgaatgcaatgtatgAACGGAAATACGGAAGGTAGCCCTGATATGGACAGGAACGTCTGTCAGTCCAACACCTCACACCTTACACCGAGAGTTCTGAACGTACTAAGGAGCCTACACACACCACCCCCATCCTGCAGAGAGCTCACAAGCCCCCCCCTTCTCCAGCTGGTACCCAGTCAGGTCTCTGCGACTGTCAGTCAAGTAACAGTAATTTAATGGGGGGAAATAATAATTGAATAGTGCACATTgcattccagtggtggaaaaagtactcaattgtcatacttgacaaaaagtaaagataccttaatagaaaatgacacaagtaaaagtgaaagtcacccagtaaattaCAAAGTTttgaatatacttaagtatcaaaagtaaatgtaattgctaaaatatacttaattatcaaaagtaaaagtgtaaatcatttcaaattccttatattgagcaatccagacagcacaattgtccatgttttatttattttattgacggatagccaggggcacactccaacactcagacattctTTCCAAACAAAGCatctgtgtttagtgagtccgccagatcagaggcagtagggatgaccagggatgttctcttgataagtgcgtacattgtaccattttcctgtcaacatgtaacgagtacttttgggtgtcagggaaaatgtatggagtaaaaagtacattcttttctttaggaatgtactgaagtaaaagttgtcaaaaatatatactgaccaaaaaaaataaaagcaacatgcaacaatttcaaagattttactgagttacagttcatataaggaaatcagtcaatttaaataaattcattaggccctaatctatggatttcacatgactgggcaggggtacagccataggtgggcctgggagggcataggattatcttggcaaaggagaaatgctcgctaacagggatgtgaacaaatttgtgcacaacatttaagagaaatacgctttttgcgtgtatggaacatctctggaatgtttcatttcagctcatgaaacatgggatcaacacttgaCTATTTACACTAGAAAAAATATAtgaagtactttaaagtatttttacttaagtactttacactactgCTTGAAACAAAAAAAATCTGTGTTACTCACAATAAAATAACTTGGTGATTATTAAATTGTTTAATTCATTTAATATTACATACATTTATTAAGACTTAAACTATTACTAAGATATGCTACTTTCCATATGCTAGGATATTTGAGTCATATGACAAAAAACAGAGAGAATGGGGTATTCCCTATTACTAAAGAGTCCAgattctctttccctccatcaccacctcctTTTTCTTTGTAAGGACACAATGGAGCTCTGTCGTCCTAACATATGTTTTTCAGTTTATTCATGAGGAAAGTGGTGGCGGGATTTGATCTCATGCAGTTATTGGCCATATGTGCTTGGGGGACTACAGCACTACCAAATCAttatttggttgtgtttatgaaggccTTGGGCAACATTAGAATCCGattgttattttatttcaaaTAACACTACAGCATTTTCAGTTTATGTTACTGCATGCTATACAGTGGGgtttttagtcagccaccaattgtgccagttctcccacttaaaaagatgagagacgcctgtaattttcatcataggtacacttcaactatgacagacaaaatgagaaaaaaaaatccagaaaatcatattgtaggattttttatgaatttatttgcaaattatggtggaaaataagtatttggtcacctacaaacaagcaagatttctggctctcaaaGACCTGTaaattcttctttaagaggcttctctgtccactcgttacctgtattaatggcacctgtttgaacttgttatcagtataaaagacacctgtccacaacctcaaacagtcacactccaaactccactatggccaagaccaaagagctgtcaaaggacaccagaaacaaaattgtagacctgcaccaggctgggaagactgaatctgcaataggtaagcagcttggtttgaagaaatcaactgtggcagcaattattaggaaatggaagacatacaagaacACTGAttatctccctcgatctggggctccacgcaagatctcacctcaaaaatcccagaaccacacggggggacctagtgaatgacctgcagagagctgggaccaaagtaacaaagcctaccatcagtaacacactacgccgccagggactcaaatcctgcagtgccagacgtgtccccctgcttaagccagtacatgtccaggcccgtctgaagtttgctagagagcatttggatgatccagaagaagattgggagaatgtcatatggtcagatgaaaccaaaatataactttttggtaaaaactcaactggTCGTGTTTAGAGGACAAAGattgctgagttgcatccaaagaacaccatacctactgtgaagcatgggggtggaaacatcatgctttggggctgtttttctgcaaagggaccaggacgactgatccgtgtaaaggaaagaatgaatggggccatgtatcgtgagattttgagtgaaaacctccttccatcagcaagggcattgaagatgaaacgtggctgggtctttcagcatgacaatgatcccaaacacaccgcccgggcaacgaaggagtggcttcgtaagaagcatttcaaggtcctggagtggcctagccagtctctagatctcaaccccatagaaaatctttggagggagttgaaagtccgtgttgcccagcaacagccccaaaacatcactgctctaggggagatctgcatggaggaatgggccaaaataccagcaacagtgtgtgaaaaccttgtgaagacttacagaaaacgtttgacctctgtcattgccaacaaagggtatataacaaagtattgagataaacttttgttattgaccaaatacttattttccaccataatttgcaaataaattcataaaaaatcctacaatgtgattttctggattttttcccctcattttgtctgtcatagttgaagtgcacatttgtggcctgctggaggtcattttgcagggctctggcagtgctcctcctgctcaaaggcggaggtagcggtcctgctgctgggttgtttccctcctacggcctcctccacgtctcctgatgtactggcctgtctcctggtagcgcctccatgctctggacactacgctgacagacacagcaaaccttcttgccacagctcgcattgatgtgccatcctggatgagctgcactacctgagccacttgtgtgggttgtagactccgtctcatgctaccactagagtgaaagcaccgccagcattcaaaagtgaccaaaacatcagccaggaagcataggaactgagaagtggtctgtggtcaccacctttattgggggtgtcttgctaattgcctataatttccaccttttgtctattccatttgcacaacagcatgtgaaatttattgtcaatcagtgttgcttcctaagtggacagtttgatttcacagaagtgtgattgacttggagttacattgtgttgtttaagtattccctttatttttttgatcaGTGTCTATTCTTTaacaatctacacataataccccataatgaaaagcaaaaacatgtttttagaaatgttttcaaatgtgttaaaaataaaaaacagataccttatttacgtaagtattcagaccctttgctatgagactcgaaattgaactcaggtgcatcctgtttccattgatcatccttgagatgtttctacaacttgattgcagtccacttgtggtaaattcaattgattggacatgatttggaaaggcacacacctgtctatataaggtgccACAATTgacatgtcagaacaaaaaccctaaaatgaggtcaaaggaatcgtccgtagagctccgagacagcattgtgtcgaggtgcagatctggggatgggtaccaaaaaatgtctgcatcattaaaggtccccaagaacagtgccctccatcatttttaaatggaagaagttttggaaccaccaagattcttcctagagctggctgcccaaccaaactgagaaatcggagGAGAACgtccttggttagggaggtggtcAAGAACCCAATgttcactttgacagagctccagagttcctctgtggagatgaaagAACCTTCCAGGaaggcaaccatctctgcagcactccaccaatcaggcctttatggcagagttgctagacggaagccacttctcagtaaaaggaatttgccaaaaggcacctaaaggactctcagattatgagaaacaagattttctggtcagatgaaaccaagattgaactctttggcctgaatgcctagCGTCAACatctggaggaaaactggcaccattcctacagtgaagcatggtggtgacaacatcatgctgtggggatgttttttagcggactgggagactagtcaggatcgaggtaaagatgaacggagcaaagtacagagagatccttgatgaaaacctgctccagagcgctcagaacctcacactggggagaaggttcaccttccaacaggacaatgaccctaggcacacagccaagacaatgcacgagtggcttcaggacaagcctctgaatgtccttgagtgccccagccaaaacctaaaaatagctgtgcagcgacgctccccatccaacctgacagagctgcagagaagaatgtgagaaactccccaaatacaggtgtgccaagcttgtagcgtcatacccaagaagacttgaggctgtaatcgctgccaaaggttcttcaactaagtactgagtaaagggtctgaatacttatgtaaatgtgttatttcaggttttttttttttacatttgcaaaagtttataaaaacatgtttttgctttgtcattatggtgtattgtgtgtaatccgtttaatctattttagaatgtctgtaacgtaacaaaatgtgggaaaaggagtcagaatactttccgaatgcactgtacctttGTTTAGTAATGCGTAATAGTCTCCAGCTCTCTCTTTATTGTGTCCCCGTAGCCTTGTCATTCTTCAGCACCACTGTGGAGTACAACGCCTGTACAGGTGCCTTATTTTGcgcagagggagggagcgagctcCCACCTCAATTTGTTCACGGTGTCTGCCATTGACAGTGGAGTGAAGAAATTGTCCACGGTGACATTTCTCCCCTTGCCAACCCTGATATAGGGTACATACCATTTTGTAGATTATAATTAGAACAGATCAATACGATAGAATGGCCCGTCCTGTTCTATATTCACAGTTGGTGATTGCATAATTATGCATTGTTCGCTTTCCCTCGCTCATCAACCCATTTACCCCCTTTTTCCCCATTATACTTTacttcatttatttaatctgttatTTGTGTGAAATCAGTTTCGGTATAGTTCAGGTTTAGTTTCGAGTCAATTATTGGGGTGATTAGATGATGGGCATGGcatgtagcctagtagttagagcgttgtgccagtaactgaaaggtgtgaagaggtaaaaatctgtcgttctgcccctgagcaaggctgttccccgggcgccgaagatgtAGATGTTGATTAAGGTAATCCCCCGCACCACTCGgattcagaggagttgggttaaatgcggaagacacatttcagttgaaggcattcagttgtacaactgactaggtatctccccccTTTcaactgtcaggagaaggaggggCAACGGGGATAATCATTCTAAcacttatttaggaaaagtcaagaaCGGAGGGGGCAGTCAAATGTGTTAAGCCTAAAACAGAAAAGATTCAGCGATGGCTGGCCACTGACTATTCTTTACCCTTTGTCCGCCCGGAACAAGATTATACATGAATCTGGGAATGACAGCCAATCGCTCACGTCCAACTAACGGCGAGGGTGCGGCACACACCTGTGAGCAATGGTCGACCACAGACGGTGTTGGACTGATCGTTGGTTCCGATGCGTTCCCTACTTTATGATTGAGTTCCTGCCCGACTTTATTGCTTCATTGCATGCCAGACCTTACTATTTAACATAtaagctaaccacatcatatgctACAGCCATCTGATGCCCGACTGCACAGTTAAAGATGTGGCACGCAACCGTTGGTACACATCTAGTCGGGCAGGAACTCAACCTAAACTTGTGTGTGAGATCAGTCTTCACCCCTCCACCAGACAGAACTGTACTAGGGTTACAATACAGTACTGTGTTATTCATCCagtctatccacacacacacaccagttgaACCACGCTGCTAGTATGCACTCATTAAGCCTAATCTCTTGACAAACTTTGAAGTCTTAACCATTCTATGAACAGAGTTGGTGTGTACTGTTAACCGGTTGACAGGTGATGCAATCTTTACAAAACCGATGGAAAATAATTCAATGCAAAGCAATTCGAATACCTTCGATTGAGTTGTATTGGGAGCTGCCCCTTGCGCCTCTCTCACCAGCTGTTGATGGTACTCTACTGCCAAACTCTCATGGTTTATCTTTACTTCATTCCACAATCTGTCCCCCTCGAGACGACTAATTCACCAAGGTATGCTGCGTCTGTTGTGGCCCCTATAGGTTCTCGCCAGGGGTTCATTGCAGTCCCCTCCACAGCCAAACTGCTGTGTATCTTCTCTCTCTATTGTCCTGAACTCTCTGATATAAAAACTAGAGTCCATTTCTTTAAACAGGGACTTCCTGGCAGGCTGCACCCAATGCTACTGATAGGCTGTATTTGAGTCATCCATCGCCAGGACGACCGTCACATTTCCTGCATGCGAGGAACGCCCCTTTACCGCCAGCTTTGGGCCCATACTCAAaaaggttgtgttgtgttttagaGGACAATTGCCTTAAAGATACACTATGGAAGTTTAGTTTTGTCATTGTTTTAAGTCAAATTTTGGCTTGGATGTTGTCTGCATGTTTCATATGCATATAATACGTTAATAAATTAATTTCCCTGTTTTATGAAATCACACATCCATTTAATAGTATTAAGGAAACAATGTATGCTTTTTCTCATGGTTGTGAGAAAATGTGCCTCTGTCCAATGGGTTATTTCTGTCCATTTAGGGTACCTCCTTTGGCTCAAGAGCACCCCCGGGCAGATGCTACATATAGCCTCTTTAAGTTGTTAGACCAATAGAGAAAAAAATACACTGATGTGTCAGTTACTGATGTAGCTGCCATTTTGTTTGGGTGTGTGTCTCTGAACCCTGTTGACTAGCAAGGTGACTGAGTTTGTTTTGTCACAGCTGTGAGGAAGGACGACCCCTGATAGATCAGTGACCGTTTGGACTGTAGATTGGAGGGCTTCCCTTATCAGTccctacacacagacagacgcacTCGTGAAGCTCAACTTTGTCTGCCAAGGAAAACAGTGCAGCTCTGCTTTCCTAGTCACGCAAGCCCCAGATTCAAGGTCTACGAAGTTTACGTCTTGAGTGTCTAACCAAACCAAAAACGTGTAAACTACTCTGAGAATGTTGCTTTTGGAACCGTTAACATGCTCAGtgtcttgatgtaatgtatcttCGATCTATAATGATTGGTTCTGTTGTTGACGTGGTGAATGCAAACACAACATTTCATTACAAGCAAAGCCTGGCTTTTGTGGTTACTAGAATTGGTATCTGGTGTCAAGATCTCAAAATAATATGAAATTACAGCAATACGACACTGGAAATAACACTATGGTATGATCTTAAATCAAAACAATCCTCTACCTAGAGTACAGATATGGCTTTCAAGAGAAATTTGATAGGAAGTAATCCGCCCTGCAAGCTTAAATAGTGGCTTGTTTATTTTCTCTAATAATTTGACGTTTGCCTCAGTCATTAGTTTATGAGATGCAGAGTAGTGTCCAGGCCTGAAGGTTTCATTTGAACATTTTCCGGGTGATAGGCCTAAACAGTAGGAAAGTAAACAGACTGATCATGATATTGTGCAATGGGTATTCAGACTCCCCTGCCGTATCCGCTAACAAatccaaaaaatatttatattattGTTTCCTAATTGATTGTTTTCCAGCGGTCCTGGGACCTGCCGTATCCGctaacaaatcaaaaaatatatatataattttttcctAATTGATTGTTTTCCAGCAGTCCTGGGACTTTGCACAAATGCACTATGTCAAGGTCTTAAAGGATAAGAAAATGTTCCCTTTCTGGGATTGCAAGGCTTTGACTCATTTGCCCCCAAATATTGCACATCTATGTGTTGTCTCTTGTCACTATTTTTAAATATACATGATCACCCAAAGTGTCTGGAGCCTAACACGCTAAAGTTCTTGATTGATGGACTGTTTCTTTTAAAATGTGTTCATTTATCAACACTTTTCAAAGTTTTAATTTAACGATTTTCCGGATAATTATATGTACATGTTGAAGGTGTTTATTTGAACACTGTGGGTGTTAAAATTGCTTAGGAGATTTTCCTGTGTACTTTTCAAAGGACGTGTCAACTGCAATTGATAGACTTATTCCGTTGGCAACAAATGGAAGATACTAGGCGATATTTGGAAAATGCACAACACCAGATACACTTTTGTACACATTCAAGGAAATTGGCAAAAGTTCAATGCAGCTGGTCCCTGTGTCATCTAAGGCCGTGCACTACAACAGGATGTTTCCAGAAGCGCCGAAGCAGTACTTCCTGCAGACACTGATACAGGCAGCAGGGCCATACTGGGTTTCTCTGACCATTAGCACAATAGCATGTTAGCACCTACTAGACAATAAGGAAATGCTCAAGTTACTAGCAAATAATTGTACACTATCCCTTTCCTCTTAACATGGCCCATTGTAtaatccgtggggcgacgcacaatccgtccgtggggcgacgcacaattggcatagcgtcgtccgggttagggagggtttggccggtagggatatccttgtctcagtatgtaaaaatgtaataaaatgtatgcactctactgtaagtcgctctggataagagcgtctgctaaattactaaaatgtaaaatgtaatgtataAATTTGGGATCCACCTGTGCTTCCTAAAGAATCTTACTTATGGGGACCTACAAAATGCAGTGGTCCACACATGGTAATGGGAAACTTATGGCATAATTCCTCCTGGTTGTGTGTACTGGTTGACTCAGGCCTCATAACAATTCCAAAAGCCTTTGGTGAGTTACAGGCTGCGTTAGGGTCGTTTGAACCAGTCCTGGCAGTTTTCTCGCCATTTTTCTCCTGTCTAGGAAGCGCTATTGATTAATTTAGGGGCTTGTTTGGACAGGCAGCGATGCAACGGGTTGACCCTCACAGGCTAAGGAGATAAAGGCTAATGGGCGCTAAAACAGCAATTTAGGGAATGTAAACAGAACAGGGTCAgcgtccaataagaaacacacaTTTTCATTTTTCGTGGCAAAAATTGTTTCCCGTTGCGTGCCCCAATGAGTACGACCCTGGTGTCTCTGGGTCTGGCAGCCTATACTTCCTCCCTGGTGGTGGGTCGGTGCTGGAGCTCTATGACCTGCCCAATGCCTCTATTTACATTCTACGGTGGAGATGCACAGGCTAAGGAGAGCCGGTTTTGCCCCGTTATTTTAATTCAGAAGACCGAGGCTGCTCCAGTCGCCCAGAACTCACAGTGGCACTGTAGACTCCCTGAGGAAAGTCCCCCTCAGTACAGTCTGTGAAACTGACAGGAAATAAGAGTTTTATGTTCCTCTGTTTGAGAGGTTATTTAAGAAATGTTCACATCATAGCAACGTCCTTTTTTTTGGATCCATGAGTGCTTGAACTCCTTAACTGTGCTGCAGCTCGTATGTGAAAACAAAATGAATCCTGGTCCAAATGGGTTCTCATGTGCTTCTGAAATAACATTGCTTTACCAATGGTTGGAGCGGGGCTACCGACTTTCGTCTCCAGCTCCACAGAAAGCTTTGATATGATGGCACAACTTGTTGTAACAAATTCTTACAGTAGTGCAATGCTCTTCGGTCGTGATCTTGGGGACGCACAGCTTTTGCACATTCACGCCCCCGATAAGTTTAATGTGGTGTGTTTTGCTCTGGGATAGAACTTAAATGTCTACACCCTTGGTGGTCCCCAGgacctacattgtagaatactgccGTAAAGAAGAGCATATTTATCGACTATGATTGAATTGGATATTGCATGCAATTTCAAACGTGGATGAGTTGCTtcctgtttacatttacattttagtcatttagcagacgctcttatccagagcgacttacagtagagtgcatacattttattacattttacatactgagacaaggatatccctaccggccaaaccctccctaacccggacgacgctatgccaattgtgcgtcgccccacggacctcccggttgcggccggctgcgacagagcctgggcgcgaac
The DNA window shown above is from Salvelinus fontinalis isolate EN_2023a chromosome 40, ASM2944872v1, whole genome shotgun sequence and carries:
- the LOC129839981 gene encoding egl nine homolog 1-like isoform X2, whose amino-acid sequence is MERESVKERTAGTDLDRDQQFCELCGKMENLLKCGRCRNSFYCSKEHQKADWKKHKQFCKEAEKPQCQPQPESTQQPARTAKGGQDSQLKKKSTEQQNKTASQSTTNTGLSNPPAGGERMKDLITSVTRPGSVSDSKQTGEGIKLSSKTNGQTMSPPLKLAMDYIVPCMNKHGICVVDNFLGEETGLSILEDVRALHKTGKFTDGQLVSQRSDSTKDIRGDKITWTEGREPGCEKIAFLMSRMDDMVRHCNGKLGNYRINGRTKAMVACYPGNGTGYVRHVDNPNGDGRCVTCIYYLNKDWEAKKHGGILRIFPEAKAQFVDIEPKFDRLLFFWSDRRNPHEVQPAYHTRYAITVWYFDADERARAKEKYLTSAGEKGVNVELNKPSDLS
- the LOC129839981 gene encoding prolyl hydroxylase EGLN3-like isoform X1 → MERESVKERTAGTDLDRDQQFCELCGKMENLLKCGRCRNSFYCSKEHQKADWKKHKQFCKEAEKPQCQPQPESTQQPARTAKGGQDSQLKKKSTEQQNKTASQSTTNTGLSNPPAGGERMKDLITSVTRPGSVSDSKQTGEGIKLSSKTNGQTMSPPLKLAMDYIVPCMNKHGICVVDNFLGEETGLSILEDVRALHKTGKFTDGQLVSQRSDSTKDIRGDKITWTEGREPGCEKIAFLMSRMDDMVRHCNGKLGNYRINGRTKAMVACYPGNGTGYVRHVDNPNGDGRCVTCIYYLNKDWEAKKHGGILRIFPEAKAQFVDIEPKFDRLLFFWSDRRNPHEVQPAYHTRYAITVWYFDADERARAKEKYLTSKMESWARIHKTSQSAGEKGVNVELNKPSDLS